Below is a window of Cytobacillus firmus DNA.
GACCAGCACAGGATCGTGGGAGACTTTTTTTATCAGCTTGACGATTTGCTGACCGGTTAAGATTGAAGGATTTCCATGCGACAAGGATAAACATCTTCCCCCAATTTCCTGAGCAACAAGCTCAACTGTCTTCCTTGCAAAATCGTCTCCATCTGTTATAAGAATGACGTGCCTCCGTTCATCCATAGCGGTTTTTCCTTTCCGAATCCTCATTTTTAAATATGCTCAGCCGATTGCTTATTTATTTACAAAATAAATCCATTGAAACAGTGATCCGAACACCTTTCCAAATACAAATGCCATTAATAAAATCGCAATTTTCCCATCCACTCCGATTCTTTTCGCAAGGATTGGAAAAACATTCAGCACTTCAGTTAAAGCAGCTGCCAGCATGCCAATAAATATGCCCGAAGCAAGCCCAATGGGTATTAGTAACAGGGCTGTCAGGTGGAAAACCGGATTCCATAAAGTTGCCAGTGCACCAGCCAAAGCCCCCATTATAACTGCAGCTTCATAATAATGGATCATCTTCATCGTTTTGCTCAACTGGGTAAGCCTTGGGATAATGCCCAAAACAGCCAGGAAAGCAACAAAACCAGAACCAACAGCGAGCCCGCCTGAAAATCCTATGATCATTACCAGGACAACATTAATGGTCATCAAGATACTTCATACTCTCCTTGTTTTCTTTCAACGCAACATAGTTATCAAGATCAAGCTGATAATTGAACATTTCTACTTCCAGTGGGCTTGGCTCCTCGTTCAGCCGCTTCTTAAAAACATGGTTAAAGAAAATGATCATGCCAAGCCCCAGGCCAATCGAATAGGGGATTTGAAAAATGAGAGGCCTGCTGTCCACTTCCCCGGTTATGAGAGTGTAAATTCTAAGCTGTACAGCCTGCATGCTCACGTCTTCATGAAAATTCATAATGGCGAGGGCAGCACCTATGAACAGAAGCAGCCAAACCAGCAGAAATAGAGGAAATGATACTTTACGCTTCTTTGTAACAACCTCAACT
It encodes the following:
- a CDS encoding stage V sporulation protein AB, which codes for MTINVVLVMIIGFSGGLAVGSGFVAFLAVLGIIPRLTQLSKTMKMIHYYEAAVIMGALAGALATLWNPVFHLTALLLIPIGLASGIFIGMLAAALTEVLNVFPILAKRIGVDGKIAILLMAFVFGKVFGSLFQWIYFVNK
- a CDS encoding stage V sporulation protein AA codes for the protein MEKTVYIRLRHRLQIRPNQRILLKDIAQVIADDDIYEKLCALPLYQVSEQDRNIVVIDVMKVIRSITRIFSNIEVQSIGPAQAIVEVVTKKRKVSFPLFLLVWLLLFIGAALAIMNFHEDVSMQAVQLRIYTLITGEVDSRPLIFQIPYSIGLGLGMIIFFNHVFKKRLNEEPSPLEVEMFNYQLDLDNYVALKENKESMKYLDDH